Proteins encoded within one genomic window of Formosa agariphila KMM 3901:
- a CDS encoding alpha-1,4-L-rhamnosidase, with product MKNKKRLCHILKYIITCFLFGVIFIIPIQAQIVLQTDFTDSENARQNIDYHFNVFNRITPLNGVKIKTPLGKPRVCIVRPLGGIVKNGKPDISKDSYKWDKKSKTFYTDFTVLKNQIDGVINSGYAIHQIVLDNPSWAFQRNKNGELVADSLKVSTYGNAEPPKDYNAWSNYLKDVLKFLVNTYGEESMLKIQFNIGREIGTPSHWSGSKEAFFEFYKISSSAIREVLPTAKVGTHFLWGSSKNAWGTDFIKWSKANNVHYDFIGVSFYPFYNKPDRTLFKEVYAKDFAVIKDIPEWHKNAKLEMHEYALIKSLNKAGNAFENAPKAQQNSFIVGLMKMFYEHNMQNVFQWGQGTNFEAAQEALFSIQGQTYYTSTKNGKPLLETNDVDAIFIKDVSNNIYNIMAYNYNANPNATTDEHLNLKAKLDVPPGTKVKVRFALYNKEKDTMSWSEWKEEATQGNEKSKSVISLNAELPVFSFLKYEVKVQ from the coding sequence ATGAAAAATAAAAAGAGATTATGTCATATTTTAAAATATATAATAACTTGTTTTTTATTTGGAGTAATCTTTATAATTCCTATTCAAGCGCAAATAGTTCTGCAAACCGACTTTACAGATTCTGAGAATGCGAGGCAAAATATTGATTATCATTTCAATGTATTTAACAGAATAACACCATTAAATGGTGTAAAAATTAAAACACCACTTGGTAAACCTCGAGTATGTATCGTTAGACCTCTAGGTGGTATTGTTAAGAATGGAAAACCTGATATATCCAAAGATTCTTATAAATGGGATAAAAAATCTAAAACCTTTTATACCGATTTTACGGTATTAAAAAATCAGATTGACGGCGTTATTAACTCCGGGTATGCCATACACCAAATCGTATTAGACAATCCTTCTTGGGCATTTCAACGAAATAAAAATGGCGAGCTGGTTGCAGATTCTTTAAAAGTGTCTACTTACGGAAATGCAGAGCCACCAAAAGATTACAATGCGTGGAGTAATTATTTAAAAGATGTTTTGAAATTTTTAGTGAATACCTATGGAGAAGAATCTATGTTAAAGATTCAATTTAATATAGGTAGAGAAATCGGTACCCCATCACATTGGTCGGGAAGCAAAGAAGCGTTTTTTGAGTTTTATAAAATATCTAGTAGTGCCATTAGAGAAGTACTTCCAACAGCCAAAGTAGGAACACATTTTCTTTGGGGATCATCCAAAAATGCTTGGGGCACCGATTTTATAAAATGGAGCAAGGCTAATAATGTGCATTATGATTTTATAGGGGTGTCATTTTATCCTTTTTACAACAAACCTGATCGCACTCTTTTTAAAGAGGTATATGCTAAAGATTTTGCAGTGATAAAAGACATACCCGAATGGCATAAAAATGCTAAACTAGAAATGCATGAATATGCGTTGATAAAAAGTTTAAATAAAGCAGGGAATGCTTTTGAAAACGCGCCAAAAGCACAACAAAATTCATTTATAGTTGGGCTCATGAAAATGTTCTATGAGCATAATATGCAAAATGTTTTTCAGTGGGGGCAAGGCACCAATTTTGAGGCGGCTCAAGAAGCACTTTTTTCAATTCAAGGACAGACGTATTATACTTCTACCAAAAATGGAAAGCCATTATTAGAAACTAACGATGTGGATGCCATTTTTATTAAAGATGTCTCTAACAATATTTATAATATCATGGCATATAATTACAATGCCAATCCTAATGCAACTACAGATGAACATTTAAATCTAAAAGCCAAACTAGACGTGCCGCCTGGAACAAAAGTTAAAGTACGTTTTGCCCTTTATAATAAAGAAAAAGATACAATGTCTTGGTCCGAATGGAAAGAGGAAGCTACTCAAGGCAACGAAAAATCGAAATCTGTAATTTCTCTGAATGCAGAACTACCCGTGTTTTCTTTTTTAAAATATGAAGTTAAGGTTCAATAA